TGGGAGGTGCTCGCCGACGACCCCCGCGGTCCGCTCGCAAACGTCAAGTACTTCTCCAGCACCTTCGACGCGATCCACCCGCGCACCGTCAACCGCCTGCTGCAGGCCTCCCGCCGGAAGGGCCGCCGGTTCGCCCAGGCTTACGGCCAGAGCGAAGTCGGCCCGATCGCGGCCAGGACCTACTCCCTCAAGGACGGCGCCGACTTCAACGGCCGCTGTGTCGGGGTGCCCTTCCCCGGCATGACCGGGGTACGCGTGGTCAGCCGCGACGGCAACCCGCCCAGCAAGGAGAACCCCGGGTTCATCGAGGTCAGGAGCGACGGCAGGATCGTCACCTACCTCGGCGAACACGAGCGCTGGCAGAAGCAGGTGCACGACGGCTGGTGGCGCATGGGCGACGTCGGATACCGCACCAAACTGGGCTGTCTGCACCTGCTCGACCGTGAGGTCGACGAGATCCCCGGAGTGCAGTCCACCCTCGAGATCGAGGACAAGCTGTTCACCCGGCTGCCCGAGCTCATCGAGGTCATCATCGTGCCCGGTGCGGACAACCGCCCGGTGCCGGTGGTGTGCACCCGCGAGAACCAGCCACTCGACCCGATCGCCTGGAAGACCGCGGTCGTCGACCTCCCGGCGCTCGCCGAGCCCGTGCAGTGGCGTCTGGAAGACCTGCCCCAGACGGCCACCACCAAGATCAAGCGTCTTGAGCTGGCCAGGCTGCTGACGTCCGGCGCGGCATAGAACAGCCGCTTCCCCCCTCTGTCTCCTCCTGCTCGCAGCCGCGGCCGGTGTCCCGCACACCGGCCGCCGCCTGGCGGTGTCCCACAGCAGTGACCCGAAGCAGTGACTCGTAGCAGTGTGCCCCGAAACGGAGCCTTTTCATGAACGGAACCCGCCTCGAAGTCTGCATCGTCGGAGCCGGGCCGCGTGGTCTGTCGGTCCTGGAGCGGCTGCTGGCCAACGAGCGCCACCGGCCGACGCACCGGACCGTCACCGTCCACGTCGTCGACCCCTCGGCCCCGGGGGCCGGCAACGTCTGGCGCCCCGAGCAGTCGCAGCATCTGCTGATGAACACCGTCGCGTCCCAGATCACCGTCTTCACCGACGACAGCGCCACCATCGACGGGCCCGTCGAGCCGGGCCCGAGCCTGTACGAGTGGGCCAAGAGCCTGGCCCTGCTCGGCGACCCGGCAGACCACGACGCCGAGGTGCTCGCCGAGGCGGAGCGCCTCGGCCCCGACGCCTACCCCACCCGCGCCTTCTACGGCCGCTATCTGCACGACTGCTTCCAGCGGGTGGTGGCGAACGCCCCCGCCCACACGGAGGTCAGGGTCCACCGCTCGCGCGCGGTCGCCATGGCCGACACCCACGGCGTGCCGGGAGGTCCGCAGGGCATACGCCTGGAGGACGGCACCCGGCTCAACGAGCTGGACGCCATCGTGATGGCACAGGGCCATGTGCCTGCCAGGCTCTCGGCCCGCGAGGCACGCACCGCGAGCCTGGCCCGGATCCACCACCTCACCTACATCACCCCCGCCAATCCGGCGGATCTGCCGCTCGACGGCGTCGAACCCGGCGAGAACGTGCTGCTGCGCGGCCTCGGCCTCAACTTCTTCGACCACATGGCCCTGTTCACCCTGGGCCGGGGCGGCAGCTTCGAGCGCGTGGACGGCCGACTGGTGTACCGGGCGTCGGGCAAGGAGCCGCGCCTGTTCGCCTTCTCGCGCCGCGGTGTGCCCTACCACGCCCGGGGCGAGAACCAGAAGGGCGCCACCGGCCGCTACTTCCCGCGGTTGCTCACACCCGAGTACATCGCCGAACTGCGCGAGCGCGCGGCGGACGGCGTCCCGGTCAACTTCACCGTCGACCTGTGGCCGCTGATCTCCCGCGAGGTGCAGAGCGTCTACTACGGAGCGCTCCTCACCGGCCGCGGGGAGGCTCGGCTGCGCGAGAGTTTCACCGAGCGGTTCCTGTCGCTGGCCCCGGACGCGGACGCCGGGGCCCTGCTCGCCGAGTACGGCCTGGGCGCGGACGACCGATGGGACTGGAAGAAGCTCTCGCGGCCCTACGGGGAGAGGCGGTTCGCGGACCGCGACGACTTCACGGACTGGCTGCTCCGGTACCTGCGGCTCGATGTCGAGCGCTCCCGGGAGGGCAACGTCTCAGGACCCGTGAAGGCCGCCCTCGACGTACTGCGCGATCTGCGCAACGAGATCCGGCTCGCCGTCGACCACGGTGGGCTGGAGGGCAACTCGCACCGGGACGACCTGGAGGGCTGGTACACACCGCTCAACGCCTTCCTGTCGATCGGCCCGCCGGCCTCCCGGATCGAGGAGATGATCGCACTGATCGAGGCGGGCCTGCTCACCGTGACGGGCCCCGGCACCCAGGTCCGCATCGACACCGCCGCCCAGGTGTACGTGGCCCACTCCACCGTGGTGCCGGGCGAGGCGATCCGCGCCACCACGCTGATCGAGGCGCGGCTGCCGGAGCCCGACCTGCGCCGCACCGACGACCCGCTGCTCCGGCACCTGCTCGACACCGACCAGGCGACACCGTTCCGCATCAAGGGCGAGGCGGGCACCGAGTACGAGACCGGAGGTCTCGCCGTCACCGAACGGCCCTACCGGCTGCTCGACGGCAAGGGCCACGCCCACCCGCGGCGGTTCGCCTACGGTGTGCCCACCGAGTCGGTGCACTGGGTGACGGCGGCCGGTATCCGGCCGGGGGTGGACTCCGTGACCATCGGCGACTCGGACGCGATCGCGCGGACCGTCCTGAGCCTCCCCCCGGCCGCCAGCGTCCCCAGCGCGGTCCGGCCGATGGAGACGGACAACGACCTGTTCGGGGTGATCGTGTGAGCCGGCTCCCGGCACCGGGGACCGCGCACGGGACGAACGGCGCACCCGCGTCCGGGGCGCACTCCGCCCGCACCGGACTGCCACCGGCCGGAGTGCGCCCGGCGGCCGGCCGGACGGCGGCACCGGAGGCGCTCGCCGACGCCGGGCTGCTCTCCCCGGTCCGGGCCGGCACCCCGGTGGAGGCGGCCGTCAGCGACACGGCGTGGCTGCAGGCCATGCTGGACGCCGAGGCCGCTCTCGCCCGGGCGCAGGCCGGGCTCGGCACGCTGCCGCAGCGGGCCGCCGACGCCATCACGGCGGCGGCCCGCGCCGACCGGCTCGATCTGCGGGCCCTGGCGCTCGCCGCGCGGGAAACAGCGAATCCGGTGGTCGGTCTGGTGCAGGCCCTGACCGCGGTGGTGGCGGCCGACGACCCGGCAGCCGCCGAGTACGTGCACCGCGGCTCGACCAGCCAGGACATCCTCGACACCGGCGCGATGCTGATCGCCGACCGGGCGCTGGGGATCATCCGTGCCGACCTGCGGTCGGCGGCCGCCGCGTTGGGCACGCTCGCCGCCGAGCACCGGGACACCCCGGCGGTGAGCCGTACGCTCGGGCTGCACGCCGTGCCCACCACCTTCGGCCTGCGGGCGGTGAGCTGGCGCCAGCTGCTGCTGGACGCGGAGCGGCGACTGGGCCGGGTGCAGTCGGACGGACTGCCCGTCGCCCTCGGCGGGGCGGCCGGCACGCTCGCCGGCTATCTGGAGTACGCGGCGATCGGCGCAGGAGGGCTCCGACCCGAGCCCGGCGCGTATCTGGACCGTCTGGTGAACGCGTTCGCCAAGGAGACGGGTCTGACCCCTCCGGTGCTGCCCTGGCACGCGCTGCGTACGCCGATGGCCGATCTGGCGGCCGCGCTCGGCTTCACGGCCGGTGCGCTGGGCAAGATCGCCGTCGATGTGCAGTCGCTTGCCAGGACCGAGGTGGGGGAGGTCGCCGAGCCCGGTGCGGCGGGGCGGGGCAGCTCGTCGGCGATGCCGCACAAGCGCAACCCGGTCCTGGCCACCCTGGTGCGCAGCGCCGCGCTCCAAGTCCCGGTCATCGCATCCGGCTTGACGCAGTGCCTGGTCTCCGAGGACGAGCGCTCCGCGGGTGCCTGGCACGCCGAGTGGCAACTGCTGCGGGAGTGTCTGCGGCTGACCGGCGGCGCCGCCCACACGGCCGTGGAGCTCACCGCGGGCCTGGAGGTGCGGCCCGGGCGAATGCGCGAGAACCTCGGCCTGACCGGCAGCCAGGTGGTGTCGGAGCGGATCGCGGCCGTACTCGCCCCGCTGATCGGCAAGGCGCCGGCCAAGCGGCTGCTGACCGATGCCACCGAGACGGCCACCCGCACCGGCCGGCCGCTGGCCGAGGTGCTCCGGGCGCTGCCCCACCTGCCGGAGGGTGTCACCGGCGACGGACTCGCCGCGCTGTGCGATCCCGCCGGGTACACCGGCGCAGCCTCCGCCCTGGTGGACCGCGCCCTGCTCGCATGACGCCCTTCCGTCCCGCCCCGGTGCGTCGGCACGCGCGGGGGCGGGCTCCCGAATCGTGGAAATACGCGTGGAAGCCGCGTGGAAAGCCGAGGAGAAGATGACCACCGGACGTGTCTCCGGACGATGGCTCGAGGACTGGGATCCGGAGAACGAGGAAGCGTGGGAGCGCACCGGCAAGCGGATCGCCCGCCGCAATCTGGTGCTCTCCGTTCTCTCCGAGCACATCGGCTTCTCGGTATGGAGCATGTGGTCGGTCCTGGTGCTGTTCCTGTCGGACGAGATCGGCCTCGGTTTCGCCGCCGACGAGAAGTTCCTGCTCGTGGTCGTTCCGGTGCTGGTCGGCGCGCTGCTCCGGCTGCCGTACAGCTATGCGGTGACCCGCTTCGGCGGGCGCAACTGGACGGTGTTCTCCACGGCCGTACTCCTGGTGCCCGCTTCGCTCACGACGTACTTCGTGCAGCGCCCGGGCACCCCGTTGTGGATCTTCCTGCTGATCGGCGCGAGCGCCGGTCTCGGCGGCGGCAACTTCGCCTCGTCGATGCGGAACATCACCGCCTTCTACCCGCAGCGGCACCAGGGCTGGGCCCTCGGCCTGAACGCGGGCGCCGGCAACCTCGGGGTCGCGGTGGTGCAGTTGCTCGGCCTGCTGGTGATCTCCACGGTCGGCGACACCCACCCGGCGTACGTCGCCGGTTTCTATCTGCCCCTGATCGTCCTGGCATCGCTGCTCGCGACCCTGCGGATGGACAACGTCGCCATGGTGCGCACCGAGCGCGGCGCTCAGCGGGAGGCGGCCCACGACCTCCACACCTGGTGGATCTCCCTGCTCTACGTGGGCACCTTCGGCTCGTTCATCGGGTTCGGCTTCGCCTTCGGGCTGGTCCTGCAGTCCCAGTTCGGGTCCACACCGCTGGAGGCCGCCTCGTTCACCTTCCTCGGTCCGCTCCTGGGCTCGGTGACGCGTCCGTTCGGCGGCCGCCTCGCCGACCGGTGCGGTGGCGCGAGGGTCACCCTGTGGAGCTTCGCCGGCATGGCCGCGAGCACCGTGGTACTCCTCTGGGCGACCCACGCGGCCTCGTTCCCGCTGTTCGTGGCGGGGTTCAGCGTCCTGTTCGTGATGAGCGGCATCGGCAACGGCTCGACGTACAAGATGATCCCCTCGGTGTTCGCCCGACAGGCGCAGGACGCGGTCACCTCGGGCCGGGACGCCGCCGAGGCCTTCGCGAGGGCCCGCCGGCTCTCCGGTGCGGTGATCGGCATCGCCGGAGCGGTGGGCGCGCTCGGCGGAGTCGCCATCAACCTGGCGTTCCGGTCCGCTTACGGCTCCCTCGGCACCGGTGAGCCCGCGTTCTACGCCTTCCTCGCCTTCTACGCGGTGTGCGCGGTACTGCTCCGGACGGTGTACCTCCGGGACGGCCGGACCCGGCCGCCGGCCGTCGCGCCGCGCAAGGAGGCCCTCCGTGTCCACTGAGGAGTCCACTCCGACGGCGATGACCCACTGCCCGTACTGCGCGCTGCAGTGCGCCACACTGCTCTCCGGCGCCGACGCACCCTCGGCGACCGTACGCCCGGACCCCGTGTTCCCCGTCAACCGGGGCGGGTTGTGCCAGAAGGGCTGGACGGCGCCCGAGGTACTGCGGGCCCCCGACCGGCTGCGCGCCCCGATGGTGCGCGGCCCGGACGGCGAGCTGACGCCGACGGACTGGGACGACGCCCTCGACCTGGTGGCCGATCGCCTGCGCGAGCTGCGCGCCCGGCACGGTGCCGACGCGGTCGGTGTGTTCGGCAGCGGCGGTCTGACCAACGAAAAGGCTTACGCACTGGGCAAGTTCGCCAGGGTGGCGCTCGCCACCAGCCAGATCGACTACAACGGCCGCTTCTGCATGTCCTCGGCGGCCGCGGCCGCGAACGCGGCCTTCGGCCTCGACCGCGGACTGCCGTTTCCCGTAAGCGACCTGGGCGAGGCGGACGTCGTCCTGCTCGCCGGGTCCAATCCGGCCGAGACCATGCCACCGCTGATGCGCCATCTGGAACGGCCGCAGCTGATCGTGATCGATCCGCGGGCCACCCGGACCGCCGAACGCGCCGCGCTGCACCTGCGGCCCGCGCCCGGCACCGACCTCGCCCTGGCCCTGGGTCTGCTGCACCTCGCGGTCACCGAGGGACGACTCGACGAGGACTACGTCAAGGAGCGGACCGCCGGCTTCGAAGAGGCCTGGCAGCAGGCGGTGGGGTGGTGGCCGGAACAGGTCGAGCGGATCACCGGGGTGCCCGCCTCGGACCAGCGCGAGGCGGTGCGGCTGCTGGCCGAGGCGCCGCGGGCGTACGTACTGACCGGGCGCGGCGCCGAGCAGCACAGCAAGGGCTCCGACACAGCCGCGGCCTTCGTCAACCTGGCGCTCGCACTCGGCCTTCCGGGCCGGATCGGCAGCGGCTACGGCACCCTCACCGGCCAGGGCAACGGGCAGGGCGGCCGCGAGCACGGGCAGAAGGCCGACCAGCTGCCCGGCTACCGCATGATCACCGATCCTGACGCGCGGGCCCATGTGGCAGGGGTCTGGGGGGTGGACGCCGAGGCACTGCCGGGCCCGGGGCGCAGCGCCTACGAACTCCTCGACGCGCTCGGCACCGCGCAAGGGCCCCGGGCGCTCCTGGTGTTCGGGTCCAATCCCGTGGTCTCCGCCCCTCGCGCCGCGCACGTCGCCGACCGGCTCTCCGCCCTCGATCTGCTGGTCGTCGCCGACTTCGTGCCCTCCGAGACCGCGGCGCTCGCCGATGTGGTGCTGCCCGTCGCGCAGTGGGCCGAGGAGGAAGGAACGATGACCAACCTGGAGGGCCGGGTGCTGCGCCGCCGCCCCCTGCTCAGCCCCCCGCCGGGGGTACGGACCGACCTGGAGGTCCTGCGGGGGCTCGCCGTGCGTCTGGGCCAGCCCGCGCATCGGTTCCCCACCGCGCCCCGGGAGGTCTTCGCCGAGCTGCGCCGCGCCTCGGCCGGCGGCCGGGCCGACTACTCCGGCATCAGCTACGACCGGCTGGACGCGGGCGAGGCCCTGCACTGGCCGTGCCCGGAGGGCGACGGGGCACACCCGGGCACGCCGCGGCTCTTCCTCGACCGCTTCGCGCATCCGGACGGGCGGGCGCGGTTCGCGCCGGTGGACCACCGGCCCTCCGCCGCCGTCCCGGACGCCACGTTCCCACTGCTCGCGACGACCGGCCGGCTGCTCGCCCACTACCAGTCGGGCGCGCAGACCCGGCGCGTCCCCGCCCTGCTGGCCGCCGCGCCCGCCCCCTTCGTCGAGGTGCACCCCGACACCGCTCTGCGGTACGGGCTCGCCGACGGCGAACCGGCCGTGGTGCGTTCGGCCCACGGCAGCGTCGAGGCGCGGGTGCGGCTGTCCCGGGCGCTGCGCGCCGACACGGTGTTCCTGCCCTTCCACTTTCCGGGGCCGGGCGCCGCCAATCTGCTCACCGGTTCCGCGCTCGATCCCCGCAGCAGGATGCCGGAGTTCAAGGTGACCGCGGTCGCCGTCACGCCCTCGGTCGCCGCAGACCCCACCGGAGATGAGGCACCGTGAGGACCATCGTCGTCGCCGGCAACGGCCCGGCCGCCCACCGTCTCGCCCGGCAGCTGCGCCGGCGCGGCCACCGCGGTGCCCTGACCCTGGTAGGCGCGGAGCCGGTACCGGCCTACAACCGTGCGCTGCTCGGCTCGGTCCTCGACGGGGCCCTGCGGCCGCGGCAGCTGGCGCTGCCGGCGCTG
The genomic region above belongs to Streptomyces marianii and contains:
- a CDS encoding FAD/NAD(P)-binding protein gives rise to the protein MNGTRLEVCIVGAGPRGLSVLERLLANERHRPTHRTVTVHVVDPSAPGAGNVWRPEQSQHLLMNTVASQITVFTDDSATIDGPVEPGPSLYEWAKSLALLGDPADHDAEVLAEAERLGPDAYPTRAFYGRYLHDCFQRVVANAPAHTEVRVHRSRAVAMADTHGVPGGPQGIRLEDGTRLNELDAIVMAQGHVPARLSAREARTASLARIHHLTYITPANPADLPLDGVEPGENVLLRGLGLNFFDHMALFTLGRGGSFERVDGRLVYRASGKEPRLFAFSRRGVPYHARGENQKGATGRYFPRLLTPEYIAELRERAADGVPVNFTVDLWPLISREVQSVYYGALLTGRGEARLRESFTERFLSLAPDADAGALLAEYGLGADDRWDWKKLSRPYGERRFADRDDFTDWLLRYLRLDVERSREGNVSGPVKAALDVLRDLRNEIRLAVDHGGLEGNSHRDDLEGWYTPLNAFLSIGPPASRIEEMIALIEAGLLTVTGPGTQVRIDTAAQVYVAHSTVVPGEAIRATTLIEARLPEPDLRRTDDPLLRHLLDTDQATPFRIKGEAGTEYETGGLAVTERPYRLLDGKGHAHPRRFAYGVPTESVHWVTAAGIRPGVDSVTIGDSDAIARTVLSLPPAASVPSAVRPMETDNDLFGVIV
- a CDS encoding lyase family protein translates to MRPAAGRTAAPEALADAGLLSPVRAGTPVEAAVSDTAWLQAMLDAEAALARAQAGLGTLPQRAADAITAAARADRLDLRALALAARETANPVVGLVQALTAVVAADDPAAAEYVHRGSTSQDILDTGAMLIADRALGIIRADLRSAAAALGTLAAEHRDTPAVSRTLGLHAVPTTFGLRAVSWRQLLLDAERRLGRVQSDGLPVALGGAAGTLAGYLEYAAIGAGGLRPEPGAYLDRLVNAFAKETGLTPPVLPWHALRTPMADLAAALGFTAGALGKIAVDVQSLARTEVGEVAEPGAAGRGSSSAMPHKRNPVLATLVRSAALQVPVIASGLTQCLVSEDERSAGAWHAEWQLLRECLRLTGGAAHTAVELTAGLEVRPGRMRENLGLTGSQVVSERIAAVLAPLIGKAPAKRLLTDATETATRTGRPLAEVLRALPHLPEGVTGDGLAALCDPAGYTGAASALVDRALLA
- a CDS encoding nitrate/nitrite transporter; translation: MTTGRVSGRWLEDWDPENEEAWERTGKRIARRNLVLSVLSEHIGFSVWSMWSVLVLFLSDEIGLGFAADEKFLLVVVPVLVGALLRLPYSYAVTRFGGRNWTVFSTAVLLVPASLTTYFVQRPGTPLWIFLLIGASAGLGGGNFASSMRNITAFYPQRHQGWALGLNAGAGNLGVAVVQLLGLLVISTVGDTHPAYVAGFYLPLIVLASLLATLRMDNVAMVRTERGAQREAAHDLHTWWISLLYVGTFGSFIGFGFAFGLVLQSQFGSTPLEAASFTFLGPLLGSVTRPFGGRLADRCGGARVTLWSFAGMAASTVVLLWATHAASFPLFVAGFSVLFVMSGIGNGSTYKMIPSVFARQAQDAVTSGRDAAEAFARARRLSGAVIGIAGAVGALGGVAINLAFRSAYGSLGTGEPAFYAFLAFYAVCAVLLRTVYLRDGRTRPPAVAPRKEALRVH
- a CDS encoding molybdopterin oxidoreductase family protein; translated protein: MTHCPYCALQCATLLSGADAPSATVRPDPVFPVNRGGLCQKGWTAPEVLRAPDRLRAPMVRGPDGELTPTDWDDALDLVADRLRELRARHGADAVGVFGSGGLTNEKAYALGKFARVALATSQIDYNGRFCMSSAAAAANAAFGLDRGLPFPVSDLGEADVVLLAGSNPAETMPPLMRHLERPQLIVIDPRATRTAERAALHLRPAPGTDLALALGLLHLAVTEGRLDEDYVKERTAGFEEAWQQAVGWWPEQVERITGVPASDQREAVRLLAEAPRAYVLTGRGAEQHSKGSDTAAAFVNLALALGLPGRIGSGYGTLTGQGNGQGGREHGQKADQLPGYRMITDPDARAHVAGVWGVDAEALPGPGRSAYELLDALGTAQGPRALLVFGSNPVVSAPRAAHVADRLSALDLLVVADFVPSETAALADVVLPVAQWAEEEGTMTNLEGRVLRRRPLLSPPPGVRTDLEVLRGLAVRLGQPAHRFPTAPREVFAELRRASAGGRADYSGISYDRLDAGEALHWPCPEGDGAHPGTPRLFLDRFAHPDGRARFAPVDHRPSAAVPDATFPLLATTGRLLAHYQSGAQTRRVPALLAAAPAPFVEVHPDTALRYGLADGEPAVVRSAHGSVEARVRLSRALRADTVFLPFHFPGPGAANLLTGSALDPRSRMPEFKVTAVAVTPSVAADPTGDEAP